One genomic window of Aptenodytes patagonicus chromosome 3, bAptPat1.pri.cur, whole genome shotgun sequence includes the following:
- the CALHM6 gene encoding calcium homeostasis modulator protein 6 has translation MDKLRGAMDFCIRHQTVLGYSIVSLLTAASECIFSSVVFKCPCNSGNLLYGSVFLVVPAFILLLLGYMVNTRTWRLLTGSCPLQKRCSSSSWRTCTRYCIVLVPVTARALVAPLTWIAVALLRASFYECAASGNSLIKNLMCKDKEQECHELLVKLPCDEKLSKSVSGEFLSLQAQSQLIGWLLIASVMTVALISTCINRCFSPVSYLQLKFWKIYSKKEWELFETKAKEHAARLAEININCFFEATDPAPFQTPSNEDWQKISFLYTFNSQEQYYSMIHKYVNTNRGNSVTFGEGDQSPPVLGFVDEASAGESGF, from the exons ATGGATAAGTTACGTGGGGCGATGGATTTCTGCATCCGCCACCAGACCGTTCTGGGTTACAGCATTGTGTCCCTGCTGACGGCTGCCAGCGAGTGCATCTTCTCCTCTGTGGTGTTCAAATGTCCCTGCAATTCCGGGAACTTGCTGTATGGCTCTGTCTTCCTCGTAGTGCCTGCCTTCATCCTCCTTCTGCTTGGCTACATGGTGAACACCAGGACATGGCGCCTGCTGACAGGCAGCTGCCCTCTGCAGAagcgctgcagcagcagctcctggagaaCCTGCACCCGCTACTGCATCGTGCTGGTGCCGGTGACAGCCAGAGCCTTGGTGGCCCCCCTCACCTGGATCGCGGTGGCCCTGCTCAGAGCCAGCTTCTACGAGTGCGCGGCCAGCGGGAACAGCCTGATAAAGAACCTCATGTGTAAAGATAAAGAACAAGAGTGCCACGAGCTGCTGGTCAAACTACCCTGCGATGAGAAGTTATCGAAGAGTGTGTCGGGTGAATTCCTCAGCCTTCAGGCACAGTCCCAG CTGATAGGATGGCTCCTGATAGCCAGCGTCATGACTGTGGCCCTGATTTCAACATGTATCAACCGCTGTTTCTCCCCGGTTAGCTATCTTCAGCTCAAGTTCTGGAAAATTTACTCGAAAAAGGAATGGGAGCTCTTTGAGACCAAGGCTAAAGAGCATGCAGCCAGGCtggcagaaataaatattaattgcTTCTTTGAAGCCACTGACCCAGCACCATTTCAGACTCCCAGCAATGAAGACTGGCAGAAGATTTCATTCTTGTACACCTTCAATTCGCAAGAGCAGTATTACAGCATGATACACAAGTATGTTAACACAAACAGAGGCAACAGCGTCACATTCGGGGAAGGAGATCAGAGTCCCCCTGTTTTAGGATTTGTGGATGAAGCAAGTGCAGGCGAATCAGGGTTTTAA
- the DSE gene encoding dermatan-sulfate epimerase isoform X3, protein MGLPVPPQPPAYQLCGPAGWKPGSDESRYDASLRSVPPPDYGVPKLHYFEDWGVVTYGSALPAEINRPFLSFKSGKLGGRAIYDIVHKNKYKEWIKGWRNFNAGHEHPDQNSFTFAPNGVPFITEALYGPKYTFFNNVLMFSPAVSKSCFSPWEGQITEDCSSKWLKYKHDLAGDCQGRVVAAMERSGVVFIRGEGVGAYNPKLKLRKLQRNLILLHPQLLLLVDQIHLEDDSPLEAATSFFHNVDVPFEETVVDDVHGAFIRHRDGIYKMYWMDDTGHSEKATIASRMYPRGYPYNGTNYVNVTTLLRHPVTRAIYLFIGPSVDVQSFTARGDSPQLDVFVTTSEHAYAVYLWPVEDGSRSAFAQVIADRQKIVFDRASAIRSSAVPEVKDYVGIVERNLQHFKPVFQQLEKQILSRVRNTASFRKTAERLLRFSDKRQTEEAIDRIFAISQRQQQQHSRAKKNRKVAKGYKFVDAVPDIFAQIEVNERKVRQKAQTQAQKELPVDEDEEMKDLLDFADITYVKHKTRVSIKGRSGLAQMATTARSSAPSISASYTRLFLILNIAIFFVMLAMQLTYFQKAKRLHGQRCLYAILLVDSCILLWLYSSCSQSQC, encoded by the coding sequence GTATGATGCAAGTTTGCGCTCCGTACCTCCGCCAGACTATGGGGTTCCTAAGCTGCATTATTTTGAGGACTGGGGAGTGGTAACCTATGGAAGTGCTTTGCCGGCTGAAATCAACaggcctttcctttccttcaagtCAGGAAAGCTGGGAGGACGTGCAATATATGATATTGTTCATAAGAACAAGTACAAAGAGTGGATCAAGGGGTGGAGGAACTTCAATGCTGGCCATGAACACCCGGACCAGAACTCCTTTACTTTTGCTCCCAACGGTGTACCCTTCATAACAGAAGCTCTGTATGGgccaaaatatactttttttaataatgtgttgATGTTTTCCCCTGCCGTGTCCAAGAGCTGCTTCTCCCCATGGGAAGGGCAGATTACAGAAGACTGTTCCTCAAAGTGGCTTAAATATAAACATGACTTGGCTGGTGACTGTCAGGGACGAGTGGTTGCTGCCATGGAGAGAAGCGGGGTGGTTTTTATCAGGGGAGAAGGAGTGGGTGCATACAATCCTAAACTGAAGCTGAGAAAATTGCAAAGAAACCTCATACTTCTCCATCCCCAGCTTCTCTTGCTAGTGGACCAAATCCATCTAGAAGATGACAGCCCCCTGGAGGCAGCGACCAGTTTCTTCCACAATGTGGATGTGCCTTTTGAAGAAACAGTTGTTGATGATGTCCATGGGGCCTTTATTAGGCACCGTGATGGGATATATAAGATGTACTGGATGGATGACACTGGCCACAGCGAGAAAGCTACCATCGCCTCAAGGATGTATCCCCGGGGCTACCCATACAATGGAACGAACTACGTGAATGTAACAACCCTCTTGCGGCATCCCGTCACGAGGGCCATTTACCTTTTCATTGGGCCCTCCGTCGACGTGCAGAGCTTCACCGCCCGTGGAGATTCTCCGCAGCTGGATGTTTTCGTTACCACCAGTGAGCACGCCTACGCGGTGTACCTGTGGCCTGTTGAGGATGGGTCCCGCTCTGCCTTCGCACAGGTTATTGCAGACCGACAGAAAATTGTCTTTGACCGAGCCTCTGCCATTAGGAGCTCCGCAGTGCCAGAAGTGAAGGACTACGTAGGGATCGTGGAGAGGAACCTGCAGCATTTTAAGCCTGTTTTCCAGCAGCTTGAGAAGCAGATCTTGTCTCGTGTACGCAACACAGCTAGCTTTAGGAAGACTGCTGAGCGCCTGCTGAGGTTTTCAGATAAGAGACAGACAGAGGAAGCCATTGACAGGATATTTGCAATctcacagaggcagcagcagcagcacagcagagcaaagaaaaacagaaaggtaGCCAAAGGCTACAAATTTGTTGATGCCGTTCCTGACATTTTTGCACAAATTGaggtaaatgaaagaaaagtgcGACAAAAGGCACAGACTCAAGCACAAAAAGAGTTGCCTGTAGATGAAGACGAGGAAATGAAAGATCTTCTGGATTTTGCAGATATCACTTATGTGAAGCACAAAACCAGGGTGTCAATCAAAGGCCGATCAGGGCTGGCACAGATGGCGACAACTGCTCGAAGTAGTGCCCCATCAATATCAGCTTCTTATACCCGCCTCTTTCTAATTCTcaacattgctattttttttgtcatgttaGCAATGCAGCTCACGTATTTTCAGAAGGCCAAGAGACTGCATGGCCAAAGATGTCTGTATGCAATACTTTTAGTAGACAGCTGTATATTATTGTGGCTGTATTCTTCCTGTTCTCAGTCACAATGTTAG